The following are from one region of the Stenotrophomonas lactitubi genome:
- the nrdR gene encoding transcriptional regulator NrdR: MHCPFCQHADTRVIDSRVSEDGATIRRRRECESCNERFSTLETVELKLPAIVKSDGTREAFDARKVRAGFDRALQKRAVPEEKIEAAVRAVVHQLRISGEREVPSIKVGEFVMNELRKLDHVGYVRFASVYRSFEDVADFREEIEKLERDLPSSTEQLQLLGDVIALTKKKKG, encoded by the coding sequence ATGCATTGCCCCTTCTGCCAGCATGCCGATACACGGGTCATCGACTCGCGCGTCTCCGAAGACGGCGCGACGATTCGTCGTCGGCGTGAGTGCGAGTCGTGCAACGAACGCTTCAGTACGTTGGAAACCGTTGAACTGAAGCTGCCGGCCATCGTCAAGAGCGATGGCACCCGCGAAGCCTTCGATGCCCGCAAGGTCCGTGCCGGCTTCGACCGTGCGCTGCAGAAGCGTGCGGTGCCGGAAGAGAAGATCGAAGCGGCGGTACGCGCGGTGGTGCATCAGCTGCGTATCAGCGGCGAACGCGAAGTGCCCTCGATCAAGGTCGGCGAGTTCGTGATGAATGAACTGCGCAAGCTCGACCATGTTGGTTATGTGCGTTTCGCCTCGGTCTACCGCAGCTTCGAGGACGTGGCCGATTTCCGCGAGGAGATCGAGAAGCTCGAACGCGACCTGCCGTCGAGCACCGAACAATTGCAGTTGCTGGGCGATGTGATCGCCCTGACCAAGAAGAAGAAGGGCTGA
- a CDS encoding RcnB family protein — MQLHRLMAGAVASVLALGAIAPAFADNDHRGRDHDRREWREDRREWRHDRRDWERDRREARRDYRHDRRYDHGYYRPAPPPPRVVYSPGYRPGHGYGWQRGHRYRDYYRGPIYVVNDYPRYQLRRPPYGHQWIRDDRGNMLLVAIASGIIADYIVSNR, encoded by the coding sequence ATGCAACTCCATCGACTCATGGCCGGCGCCGTGGCCTCCGTACTGGCGCTGGGTGCCATCGCCCCGGCCTTTGCCGACAACGACCACCGTGGCCGCGACCATGATCGCCGTGAGTGGCGCGAGGATCGCCGGGAATGGCGTCACGACCGTCGCGACTGGGAACGCGACCGCCGCGAAGCGCGCCGCGATTACCGTCACGATCGCCGCTACGACCATGGCTACTACCGTCCGGCACCGCCGCCGCCGCGCGTGGTCTACAGCCCCGGCTACCGGCCCGGCCATGGCTATGGCTGGCAGCGCGGCCACCGCTACCGCGATTACTACCGTGGCCCGATCTACGTGGTGAACGACTACCCGCGCTACCAGCTGCGCCGCCCGCCGTACGGCCACCAGTGGATCCGCGATGACCGCGGCAACATGCTGCTGGTGGCCATCGCCAGCGGCATCATCGCCGACTACATCGTCAGCAACCGCTGA
- the ribD gene encoding bifunctional diaminohydroxyphosphoribosylaminopyrimidine deaminase/5-amino-6-(5-phosphoribosylamino)uracil reductase RibD has translation MSTSFTVLDHLHMATALRLAERGAYTTRPNPMVGCVIAHGERVVGQGWHQRAGGPHAEVFALREAGSEARGATAYVTLEPCAHYGRTPPCALALIDAGVSRVVAAMRDPFPKVDGGGFDLLREAGIEVAEGLMAAQARELNKGFLSRVERGRPWLRVKLAASLDGRTAMADGSSKWITGPAAREDVQHWRARAGAILTGADTVIADDPMLTVRLTDTEVMPPLRVVLDSRLRSLECSRVREGGAHTLYLYDAMISPPDAADAAFASVAVRHGRLDLGAVLALLAERGINEVHTEAGATLAGALLRGGWVDELLLYQAPTLLGDSGRPLLAGLGIDAMDQQRRLRVVDQRQVGEDLRLLLRP, from the coding sequence ATGAGCACATCGTTCACCGTCCTTGACCACCTGCACATGGCCACCGCATTGCGGCTTGCCGAGCGTGGTGCGTATACCACCCGCCCCAACCCGATGGTCGGCTGTGTGATCGCCCATGGCGAGCGCGTGGTCGGGCAGGGCTGGCACCAGCGTGCCGGCGGCCCGCACGCCGAAGTGTTCGCATTGCGCGAGGCCGGCAGCGAAGCGCGTGGTGCCACCGCCTACGTCACCCTGGAACCGTGCGCGCATTACGGACGCACGCCGCCGTGCGCATTGGCGCTGATCGATGCCGGCGTGTCGCGCGTTGTTGCCGCGATGCGCGACCCGTTCCCGAAAGTGGATGGCGGTGGTTTCGATCTGCTGCGCGAAGCCGGAATCGAGGTCGCCGAGGGCCTGATGGCCGCGCAGGCGCGCGAACTCAACAAGGGCTTCCTGTCGCGCGTGGAGCGCGGTCGTCCGTGGCTGCGGGTGAAGCTGGCGGCCAGCCTGGATGGCCGTACTGCGATGGCTGACGGCAGCTCGAAGTGGATCACCGGCCCCGCCGCGCGCGAGGATGTGCAGCACTGGCGCGCTCGCGCCGGCGCGATCCTCACCGGTGCCGACACCGTGATCGCCGACGACCCGATGCTGACCGTGCGCTTGACCGACACCGAGGTGATGCCACCACTGCGCGTGGTGCTGGATTCGCGCCTGCGCTCGCTGGAATGCAGCCGTGTGCGCGAGGGTGGGGCGCACACGCTGTACCTGTACGATGCGATGATCAGCCCGCCCGACGCAGCCGACGCGGCATTCGCCAGCGTGGCCGTGCGTCACGGCCGCCTGGATCTGGGCGCGGTTCTGGCGCTGCTGGCCGAACGCGGCATCAACGAAGTGCATACCGAAGCCGGCGCGACGCTGGCCGGTGCGCTGCTGCGCGGTGGCTGGGTGGACGAGCTGCTGCTGTACCAGGCGCCGACCCTGCTCGGCGACAGCGGCCGCCCGCTGCTGGCTGGTCTTGGGATCGACGCGATGGACCAGCAGCGCCGCCTGCGCGTGGTCGATCAGCGCCAGGTGGGTGAGGATCTGCGTCTGCTGCTGCGCCCCTGA
- the glyA gene encoding serine hydroxymethyltransferase translates to MFPRDVRIETYDPELAKAIAAETQRQEDHVELIASENYTSPAVMEAQGSQLTNKYAEGYPGKRYYGGCEYVDIAEQLAIDRLKQLFDADYANVQPHSGSQANQAVYFALLQPGDTILGMSLAHGGHLTHGAKVNASGKLFNAVQYGVNDQGLIDYDEVERLALEHKPKMVVAGFSAYSQVIDWARFRAIADKVGAYLFVDMAHVAGLVAAGVYPSPLEHAHVVTSTTHKTLRGPRGGIIVAKGADEDLVKKLQSIVFPGIQGGPLMHVIAGKAVAFKEALEPGFKTYQQQVVKNAQAMANTLIARGYKIVSGGTQNHLMLVDMIGKDVSGKDAEAALGKAHITVNKNSVPNDPRSPFVTSGLRLGTPAVTTRGYVEQDCVDLANWIADVLDAPADEAVIARVRDAVSAQCRKYPVYG, encoded by the coding sequence ATGTTCCCGCGTGACGTCCGCATCGAAACCTACGATCCCGAACTGGCCAAGGCCATCGCCGCTGAGACCCAGCGCCAGGAAGACCACGTCGAGCTGATCGCCAGCGAGAACTACACCAGCCCGGCGGTGATGGAAGCACAGGGCAGCCAGCTGACCAACAAGTACGCCGAAGGCTACCCGGGCAAGCGCTACTACGGTGGCTGCGAATACGTGGACATCGCCGAGCAGCTGGCGATCGACCGCCTCAAGCAGCTGTTCGACGCGGACTATGCCAACGTGCAGCCGCACAGCGGCTCGCAGGCCAACCAGGCCGTGTACTTCGCGCTGCTGCAGCCGGGTGACACCATCCTCGGCATGAGCCTGGCCCACGGCGGCCACCTCACCCACGGCGCCAAGGTCAACGCCTCGGGCAAGCTGTTCAACGCCGTGCAGTACGGCGTCAACGACCAGGGCCTGATCGATTATGACGAAGTCGAGCGCCTGGCCCTGGAGCACAAGCCGAAGATGGTCGTGGCCGGCTTCTCGGCCTACTCGCAGGTGATCGACTGGGCGCGCTTCCGCGCCATCGCCGACAAGGTCGGTGCCTACCTGTTCGTCGACATGGCGCACGTTGCCGGCCTGGTTGCCGCTGGGGTCTACCCGAGCCCGCTGGAACATGCCCACGTGGTCACCTCGACCACCCACAAGACCCTGCGCGGCCCGCGCGGCGGCATCATCGTCGCCAAGGGCGCCGACGAGGACCTGGTCAAGAAGCTGCAGTCGATCGTGTTCCCGGGCATCCAGGGCGGTCCGCTGATGCATGTCATCGCCGGCAAGGCCGTGGCCTTCAAGGAAGCACTGGAGCCTGGCTTCAAGACTTACCAGCAGCAGGTGGTGAAGAACGCCCAGGCGATGGCCAACACGCTGATCGCGCGCGGCTACAAGATCGTCTCCGGCGGCACCCAGAACCATCTGATGCTGGTCGACATGATCGGCAAGGACGTGTCCGGCAAGGACGCGGAAGCCGCGCTGGGCAAGGCCCATATCACCGTCAACAAGAACTCGGTGCCGAACGACCCGCGTTCGCCGTTCGTGACCTCGGGCCTGCGCCTGGGCACTCCGGCGGTGACCACTCGTGGTTATGTGGAACAGGACTGCGTGGACCTGGCCAACTGGATCGCCGACGTGCTCGACGCGCCGGCCGATGAAGCCGTCATTGCCCGCGTGCGCGATGCCGTCAGCGCGCAGTGCCGCAAGTACCCGGTTTACGGTTGA
- a CDS encoding NCS2 family permease encodes MSLFERLFQLQQHGTTVRTELLAGVTTFLTMSYIVFVNPEILGTTGMDAGAVFVATCLAAALGSVVMALAANFPVGMAPGMGLNAFFAFTVVGAAGLPWQQALAAVFISGLVFLVLSLTGVRAWLVSGIPASLRSAIVAGIGLFLAIIALQKSGVIIGNEDTLVALGPLNTAPPLLALGGFLLIAILEARRVRGAILIGILAVTTAGWALGDLQYHGLVSLPPSLAPTFLQLDLPGLLHHNGGAPIAVLLQVVLVFVLVEVFDATGTLYGVVGRAGLLKLPGAQKRFGRALLADSTAIVAGSLLGTSSTTAFAESASGVQVGGRTGLTALVVAALFLAALLFSPLAAMVPGYATAPALLFVAGLMLRELVEVDWSDLTESVPAALCALAMPFTYSIANGLAFGFIAYAALKAGTGRWREVHPAVWLVAVLFVLRYALE; translated from the coding sequence ATGTCCCTGTTCGAACGCCTGTTCCAGCTGCAGCAGCACGGCACTACCGTGCGCACCGAACTGCTGGCCGGTGTCACCACGTTCCTGACGATGTCCTACATCGTCTTCGTCAATCCCGAGATTCTCGGCACCACCGGCATGGATGCGGGTGCGGTGTTCGTGGCCACCTGCCTGGCCGCAGCGCTGGGCTCGGTGGTGATGGCGCTGGCGGCCAACTTCCCGGTGGGCATGGCGCCGGGCATGGGCTTGAATGCGTTCTTCGCCTTCACCGTGGTCGGTGCTGCCGGCCTGCCCTGGCAGCAGGCGCTGGCGGCGGTGTTCATTTCCGGCCTGGTGTTCCTGGTGCTGTCGCTGACCGGCGTGCGCGCGTGGCTGGTGTCGGGCATTCCGGCGTCATTGCGGTCGGCGATCGTGGCCGGCATCGGCCTGTTCCTGGCGATCATCGCGCTGCAGAAATCCGGCGTGATCATCGGCAACGAGGACACGCTGGTCGCGTTGGGCCCGCTCAATACCGCACCGCCGCTGCTGGCACTGGGCGGCTTCCTGCTGATCGCGATCCTGGAAGCGCGGCGTGTGCGCGGCGCGATCCTGATCGGCATCCTGGCGGTGACCACGGCCGGCTGGGCGTTGGGTGATCTGCAGTACCACGGATTGGTGTCGTTGCCGCCGAGCCTGGCACCGACCTTCCTGCAGCTGGACCTGCCCGGCCTGCTGCACCACAACGGCGGTGCGCCGATTGCGGTACTGCTGCAGGTGGTGCTGGTGTTCGTGCTGGTGGAAGTGTTCGATGCCACCGGTACGCTGTACGGCGTGGTCGGCCGTGCCGGCCTGCTGAAACTGCCGGGCGCACAGAAGCGATTCGGGCGCGCGCTGCTGGCCGACAGCACGGCGATTGTCGCCGGCTCGCTGCTGGGCACCAGCAGCACCACCGCCTTCGCCGAAAGCGCCTCTGGCGTGCAGGTGGGTGGCCGTACCGGTTTGACCGCGCTGGTGGTGGCCGCGCTGTTCCTGGCCGCACTGCTGTTCTCGCCACTGGCGGCGATGGTGCCCGGCTATGCCACCGCGCCGGCGCTGCTGTTCGTGGCCGGGCTGATGCTGCGTGAACTGGTGGAAGTGGACTGGAGCGACCTGACCGAGTCGGTGCCGGCGGCACTGTGCGCGCTGGCGATGCCGTTCACCTATTCCATCGCCAACGGCCTGGCCTTCGGCTTCATTGCCTATGCCGCGCTGAAGGCGGGCACCGGCCGCTGGCGCGAGGTGCATCCGGCAGTGTGGCTGGTGGCGGTGCTGTTCGTGCTGCGCTACGCGCTGGAGTAA
- the ettA gene encoding energy-dependent translational throttle protein EttA, translating into MSSQYIYTMNRVSKVVPPKRQIIKDISLSFFPGAKIGLLGLNGAGKSTVLKIMAGVDTDFEGEARPQPGIKVGYLAQEPELDPTKTVREAVEEGVGEVLQAQSALDAVYAAYAEEGADFDALAKEQERLEAILAAGDAHTLENQLDVAADALRLPPWEAIVGKLSGGEKRRVALCRLLLQKPDMLLLDEPTNHLDAESVEWLEQFLARYTGTVVAVTHDRYFLDNAAEWILELDRGRGIPWKGNYTDWLTQKDERLKQEDNQEKSRQKAIQKELEWSRQNAKGGRTKGKARLARLEELQSVDYQKRNETNEIFIPPGERLGQAVMEFKNVSKKFGDRLLFDNLNFLVPSGAIVGIIGPNGAGKSTLFKMITGKEKPDTGEIVVGPTVQLSYVDQSRDALEGNHSVFQEIAGGLDILNINGIEIQSRAYIGRFNFKGQDQQKMVGSLSGGERGRLHMAKTLLQGGNVLLLDEPSNDLDIETLRALEDALLEFPGNTFVISHDRWFLDRIATHILAFEGDSHVEFFQGNYREYEEDKRRRMGDDAAPKRLRFKALK; encoded by the coding sequence ATGTCCTCGCAATACATCTACACCATGAACCGCGTGTCCAAGGTGGTCCCGCCCAAGCGGCAGATCATCAAGGACATCTCGCTGTCCTTCTTCCCGGGCGCGAAGATCGGCCTGCTGGGCCTGAACGGCGCCGGCAAGTCCACCGTGCTGAAGATCATGGCCGGCGTGGACACCGATTTCGAGGGCGAGGCCCGTCCGCAGCCGGGCATCAAGGTCGGCTACCTGGCGCAGGAACCGGAGCTGGACCCGACCAAGACCGTGCGTGAAGCGGTGGAGGAAGGCGTGGGCGAAGTGCTGCAGGCGCAGTCCGCACTGGACGCCGTGTACGCCGCCTATGCCGAGGAAGGCGCTGATTTCGACGCGCTGGCCAAGGAACAGGAACGCCTGGAGGCGATCCTCGCCGCCGGTGACGCGCACACCCTGGAAAACCAGCTGGACGTGGCCGCCGACGCGCTGCGCCTGCCGCCGTGGGAGGCCATCGTCGGCAAGCTGTCCGGTGGTGAAAAGCGCCGTGTGGCGCTGTGCCGCCTGCTGCTGCAGAAGCCGGACATGCTGCTGCTCGATGAACCGACCAACCACCTCGACGCCGAGTCGGTGGAATGGCTGGAACAGTTCCTGGCGCGCTACACCGGCACCGTCGTGGCGGTCACCCATGATCGCTACTTCCTGGACAACGCCGCCGAGTGGATCCTGGAACTGGACCGTGGCCGCGGCATTCCGTGGAAGGGCAACTACACCGACTGGCTGACCCAGAAGGACGAGCGCCTGAAGCAGGAAGACAACCAGGAGAAGTCCCGCCAGAAGGCCATCCAGAAGGAACTGGAGTGGTCGCGCCAGAACGCCAAGGGCGGCCGCACCAAGGGCAAGGCCCGTCTGGCCCGCCTGGAAGAGCTGCAGTCGGTCGATTACCAGAAGCGCAACGAGACCAATGAAATCTTCATCCCGCCGGGCGAGCGCCTGGGCCAGGCGGTGATGGAATTCAAGAACGTTTCCAAGAAGTTCGGCGACCGCCTGCTGTTCGACAACCTGAACTTCCTGGTGCCCTCGGGCGCCATCGTCGGCATCATCGGCCCCAACGGTGCGGGTAAGTCGACCCTGTTCAAGATGATCACCGGCAAGGAAAAGCCGGACACCGGCGAGATCGTGGTCGGCCCGACCGTGCAGCTGTCCTATGTCGACCAGAGCCGTGACGCGCTGGAAGGCAACCACAGCGTGTTCCAGGAAATCGCGGGCGGCCTGGACATCCTCAACATCAACGGCATCGAGATCCAGTCGCGCGCCTACATCGGCCGCTTCAACTTCAAGGGCCAGGACCAGCAGAAGATGGTCGGTTCGCTGTCCGGTGGTGAGCGTGGCCGCCTGCACATGGCCAAGACCCTGCTGCAGGGTGGCAACGTGCTGCTGCTCGATGAACCGTCCAACGATCTGGACATCGAAACCCTGCGTGCGCTGGAAGATGCGCTGCTGGAGTTCCCGGGCAACACCTTCGTCATTTCGCATGACCGCTGGTTCCTGGATCGCATCGCGACCCACATCCTGGCGTTCGAAGGCGATTCGCACGTGGAGTTCTTCCAGGGCAACTACCGCGAGTACGAAGAAGACAAGCGCCGCCGCATGGGCGACGACGCTGCGCCGAAGCGCCTGCGCTTCAAGGCGCTGAAGTAA